GCGATGGGATAGCCCACGAGAAGCGTCAGCACTGTGGCCCGGAACGCGATTCCAAGGCTGGAGACGTAGGCTTTCCAATAGAGGCCGTCGCTGGTCAGAAAGCGGTAATTGTCGAAGCTGAGTTGCGACAGGAAGTCCTTCAGCCCCGCCCAACCGCCTCCCGGCCTTAGCACAGGCAGATAGGGCGGAATGGCTGTGGTGGCCTGGGACAGCGAGATGCGGAAGGCCATCAGCAGCGGCACCGCAAAAAGCAGCACCAGCCACAGGAAGGGCACGGCAATCAGAAGCGTGCGGCGGGTGATCATCGCTTCACCGCGTCAGCACAAGGCCGGCAGTATCGGCCCAGCTCAGCCAAACCTCGTCGTCCCTGGTGAAATCGCGGCGCGACAGACGATGGGCATTTGTGGTCTGGGTCTTGATGGTCACGCCCTGGGCGACCTCAACATGATAGATCGAGATGCTACCGACGTAGGCGATGTCGACAACCCGCCCTTTCAAGCAATTGGATTGCCCTTCGGACGGGGTGGCCGAGACGTCGATCTTCTCGGGCCGGATCGCATAAGAGATCCGTTGGCCTTGGGACAGACCCGCTTCGTACGCGGCGCGCAAATGGCAGCTGCCTTCGGCCCATTGCAAAGCACAGAATCCTGGCTCAAGCGCCGCTATGGTCGAGGGAAGGACATTAACTTCTCCAATGAAATCCGCAACATAGACGGAGTTCGGTGCCTCATAGATCCCCGCAGGCGTTGACACCTGCACCAGCTTGCCGTGATCCATCACCGCAATCCGGCTGGCCACGGTCATTGCCTCTTCCTGATCGTGGGTGACGATGACAAAGGTCGTGCCGGTTTTCTCCTGAATATCCATCAGCTCGAACTGCGTCTCATGGCGCAGCTTTTTGTCCAGCGCGGCCAGCGGTTCATCCAGCAAAAGTAGTTTCGGCGCGCGGGCCAAGGCGCGGGCGAGCGCCACCCGCTGCTTCTGTCCACCCGAGATTTGATCGGGCTTCCTTCGCGCGAATTTCTCCAGCCGCGCCAGCCGCAGCATCTCTTCCACCCGCGCCGCGAGCCGGTCTTTCGCCCAACCGTCCCGCCGCAGGCCGAAGGCAATGTTGTCCCAGACCGACAGATGCGGGAACAGCGCATAGCTTTGGAACATCATGTTGACCGGGCGCAGGTGCGGCGGGACATGGCCGATATCGGCCCCGTCAAGGTGGATTGACCCGGCGCTCGGCGTCTCAAACCCCGCCAGCATCCGCATCATCGTCGTCTTGCCACAGCCCGACGGGCCAAGAAGCGCAAAGAACTCGCGAGGGTAGATCGACAGGTTCAGATCCTCGATCGCGGTGAAGGTGCCGAAGCGCTTGGTAACGCTGTCAAAGCGGATCAGAGGGCGCGCTGTGGGATCATCCCATGGTGCAGAGGGGGAATTCTCTACCCGAGCCATCACACCTCCTCCGTCTGTCGCACGGAACTCGCCACAACGTCCGAGTCATGGGTGATCTGTCCGTCGCAGATGGTCAGACGGGCGCAAACGGCGGGCAAGCCTTCGGGAAAAACGCCGGCAAGATCTCGATCCAGCAGCGTCAGATCGGCCAACGCCCCAGGGGCCAGAGCTCCGCGATCAGCCTCATCGAACGCTACCCAACCTGCCGCACGGGTGATCCCGTCCAGAGCTACTGCCAAGCTAATTCGATGGTCTGGTCCGCCGCTAGGCCAAGCCTCACGCGTCAACGCCGCATGCAGCGTGGCCATCGGCTCCAAGGGCGCAATCGGCCAGTCCGAGGACAGGACCACCGCCGCTCCCGCCGCCCGCAAATCGGCGGAAGCGAAGGCGTAACGTCCGCGCGCCGAGCCGATCAAATCCAGATAGCCTTCGCCTCGCGCCGGAACATGACAGGGCTGCAGGGACGCGACCACGCCTAGTTCGGCGAATCGTGGCAGGTCAGCGGGGTCGATCATCTCGACATGTTCGATCCGATGCCTCGCCGCGCGCCAGCCATTGGCCGCCCGCGCGGCGGCAAAGGCATCCAACACCTGCCGCACCGCCCCATCGCCGACGCAGTGCACGGCCACCTGGAAGCCAAGACGGTCGGCCTCGACCACCAACGCCTGCAATTCGGCATCTGCGATCAACGGCGCGCCGCGGTGGCCCGGTTTATGGGCATAATCGGCCAGCATATACGCCGTACCGCCCTCGACCACGCCGTCGGCGAAAATCTTGACGAAATCGCAGCTCAGCTTGTCAGAGGCAAAACGGTGACGCCACGCCACTGCATGCGCCAGATCGTGTGGCCCATGTCCCGGCTGCACCTGAAAGGGCATTCGCACCCGCACGGCCAAGCCCTCGTCGCGCTCGATCTCGGAGAGCAGTTCCAATTGATAGAGGCTGCCGTCCATGTTCTGCACCGCAGTCAGCCCCAGTTCGGCGCAATGCTGAATCGCCGCACGCAGCACCGCCTTGTCGGCAGCGCGGTCCTCTACGCTGACCGCAGGACTTTCCAGCGGTCGCTGCGCTGCAGCTGAATGCCGCGCACTGGCCGGATTGCAGCGTCGCATCAGGTCGATCGCCCCGAATTCCACCAGCGCTCCCGTCGCTTCACCCGCGTCGTCTATCACCACCTTGCTGCCGGGCGGCAGATCGGCCCCGCGCGTGATGCCCGCCAGCGCCAGCGCCGCGCTGTTGGCCCAGGCAGTGTGGAAGTCCACCGCCATGATCATAAAAGGGACATCGGGGCAGACCCCATCCAGATCGTGACGATCTGGCGCCGTTGTGTCTGAGATCAGGCTATAGTCCGCCCCAAAAGCAGAGATGAACCCCAATCCCGGTCGTGCCGCGCGGTAGCGTGCCACCGCATCGCGCAAATACGCCGCACCCCGAATGCCGGTCAGGTTCAGGTCGGTCAGCGCCAGACCACCCGAGAACAGATGCACATGCGCGTCGTTCAAGCCGGGCAAAAGACTGGCCCCTTGACCGTCGATGACACGGGTCCGCGCTCCAATCCACGCACAGGCGTCGCCGTAGCCCAAAGCCATGATCCGACTTCCGGCCACAGCGATCCAATCTGCCGCCGGAGCCCCGAGCGCGCCGGTCGTCACCTTCGCGTTGCGAATCAGGATGTCGGCCTTCGCCATCATGATCGTGTTCCCCACCAAGGCCATCACAGCCGCTAGTTGATCGCAGGCAATATTCTTCTACGCGTGACGGATGGCGGCCCATCCAACACGTATACGGTCCCCGTTGATGTCTGCGTTCGACCTCAAGCTGACAGGACAAAGCGCTGCAGGCAACGACTTCTTGACAAATCCGCTGTCGCGGTTGTGATGGTAAACTGGGCAATTAGCGACAGGCCAAAGGCGATGATCGACACGACCCTTTCGCGGAACCTTCGCCTTCTGACCGGATATGCCGCTTCGGTTTCACAAGTGTGCCGCGGCACCGGCGTCAATCGCACGCAGTACCACCGCTACCTCGCCGGACAAGGCGAGCCCTCGCTCCGCAGCCTTCGGCGGATCTGTGA
This region of Mesorhizobium sp. M2A.F.Ca.ET.046.03.2.1 genomic DNA includes:
- a CDS encoding ABC transporter ATP-binding protein; this encodes MARVENSPSAPWDDPTARPLIRFDSVTKRFGTFTAIEDLNLSIYPREFFALLGPSGCGKTTMMRMLAGFETPSAGSIHLDGADIGHVPPHLRPVNMMFQSYALFPHLSVWDNIAFGLRRDGWAKDRLAARVEEMLRLARLEKFARRKPDQISGGQKQRVALARALARAPKLLLLDEPLAALDKKLRHETQFELMDIQEKTGTTFVIVTHDQEEAMTVASRIAVMDHGKLVQVSTPAGIYEAPNSVYVADFIGEVNVLPSTIAALEPGFCALQWAEGSCHLRAAYEAGLSQGQRISYAIRPEKIDVSATPSEGQSNCLKGRVVDIAYVGSISIYHVEVAQGVTIKTQTTNAHRLSRRDFTRDDEVWLSWADTAGLVLTR
- a CDS encoding amidohydrolase, whose product is MMAKADILIRNAKVTTGALGAPAADWIAVAGSRIMALGYGDACAWIGARTRVIDGQGASLLPGLNDAHVHLFSGGLALTDLNLTGIRGAAYLRDAVARYRAARPGLGFISAFGADYSLISDTTAPDRHDLDGVCPDVPFMIMAVDFHTAWANSAALALAGITRGADLPPGSKVVIDDAGEATGALVEFGAIDLMRRCNPASARHSAAAQRPLESPAVSVEDRAADKAVLRAAIQHCAELGLTAVQNMDGSLYQLELLSEIERDEGLAVRVRMPFQVQPGHGPHDLAHAVAWRHRFASDKLSCDFVKIFADGVVEGGTAYMLADYAHKPGHRGAPLIADAELQALVVEADRLGFQVAVHCVGDGAVRQVLDAFAAARAANGWRAARHRIEHVEMIDPADLPRFAELGVVASLQPCHVPARGEGYLDLIGSARGRYAFASADLRAAGAAVVLSSDWPIAPLEPMATLHAALTREAWPSGGPDHRISLAVALDGITRAAGWVAFDEADRGALAPGALADLTLLDRDLAGVFPEGLPAVCARLTICDGQITHDSDVVASSVRQTEEV